One part of the Granulicella arctica genome encodes these proteins:
- the rpmG gene encoding 50S ribosomal protein L33: MREIITLQCPECKNRNYSTTKNKKTTTGRLEFSKFCNTCRKHTDHKETK; this comes from the coding sequence ATGCGCGAAATTATCACACTGCAGTGCCCCGAGTGCAAGAACAGGAACTACTCGACGACGAAGAACAAGAAGACGACCACCGGCCGCCTCGAGTTCTCGAAGTTCTGCAATACCTGCCGCAAGCACACGGATCACAAGGAAACCAAGTAA